In Geotrypetes seraphini chromosome 11, aGeoSer1.1, whole genome shotgun sequence, the genomic window CGGGAGTTGGTATGGATGGGTCACAGAGCTTGTGGGAGGTGTCAGATGTGTAGCCTTATGTTGTGTACGGATAGGTTTTGTAATCCGAATGATAATAAGGAGTACACTTTAAGACACACATCTGACTGTAAGACCTGTGGTGTGGTTTATGTTGTATTATGCCCTTGCAGGTTAGTTTACGTTGGGCAAACGTCCCGAAAATTCACCACACGTTTAACTGAGCATAAAAGTAATGTTAAAAACAAGGTACTTGGGGCTCCTTTAGCAAAACATTGCGTGGAGAAAGAGCATGATTTTGGATCCCTACGGGCTCTAATACTGGAGGTGGTTACCCCGGGTAGGAGAGGGGGGGATTTTAGGAGGTTTTTGGCCCAAAGAGAACAGCGCTGGATTAGCAGGCTGGATACATTGTGGCCAAAAGGTTTAAATAGATCATatgaatggcaacatttctattgAAGTAGGTTATACTGTTGCAATTGGATGATGGGGGCGTTAGACGTCATGACGTCATTTTGACGCTATTTATTTGGGGGTTGTCGCCATCTTGATTTGGTTTGAAAATTTGTGACGGGTGGAATGGTTGTGAGTATGTAAATGTTAGTGGGTTTAGCGTTGGTATGATAGTATGAATGTTTTAACTTTTTGTGTTTTTACTTTTTAGTGAGCCTGTGATTTTGAGTGTCTggatggccctgacgcagcggatgttaaaattcccgcgaaacgtggccgcgtcggcaaaaTAAGACACAATTGGCAGATAAAATAAGCTGAACTCTGAGATAAGTccttttttcaaatcctggctaccACATATGCATGACATTTCTTTAATTGTCGTTAGTAGTTTTAAATTGCataaaaaatatgttaaaaaatttttttcaaaaaagccgtatttattggccaatgattggagcaggggcTGTTTAACTACGCGGATCCTTCCAGTCAGTGATTTACGACTGagcgtaggctccgtttctgaggCCTGAGTTCTTGGATTTTACTGGGCTTTGTGTTGTGATATGTAGGTTCCAGTTTAAAGCAGTATTATATAAAAGTTTTTTGGATTAGTTTATACGCTGCTGGGATAACTAGTGTTAGgttatcatgtttctatcaaCATAAATCAAAAGGCAAATTATATTAAACTGCCATCAAACTATCATCTTGTGTTTATCTTCATAGAAAAGATATTACATCTACTCATCTTAGAATAATCGGATCTATATTTTATCCCAAGAATGTATGACACGCATTAAGGAAAGTTTATAGCACTACACATCCAACTGaagattttaattttatttatttaagtatttatataccacttattgcctaagtgatttacattcaggtattcaagcatttttcctatctgtcctggtgggctcacactatctaatgtgCCTAGGGCAATTGGGGATttagtaacttgcccagggtcacaaggagcagcgtgagttttgttttcagtctccacctgctggtcatgattggatacaTACACATTCGTAAAGAttgacctctactggtctggagagtgctaaagaaaaaaaatttaaacatacaTTCTTTTACAAATCTGTGCTCAGCAACTTGGCCCAAATGCCTTACAAATGAAATATGTACTTGGGCAACGGGCCCTAGCTTCTCAAGCTGCCACTCCAACCACTAAACAGCCCTCCTCAAGAAGGCATTTCAGTAAAACTAACTTGAAAGACAGGTATGTTGAAGTGCTTTTCAACAACCCTACTCCAAACAAAATAAGACGGATCTGTGGTATGTAAGGCAGGCAGAACACTCACCCATCCATGCTACTTCTTCCTTAACTTTTTTACAAAGACCACTTCatctctgtttctaattccatacCTAGAATGAAAGAAATgcgatatttatttattaaaaattttatataccgcatacaactatgcggtttccatatcacatacataaaatctcgtttccctacgattatcacatataacagacatgtctaaacaacatcattataaatcatccctgttataaacagggatagagcgcaaattcaatcaattcagaaattgAAGCAAGCTTTAAaccatacattgctgtcaaaaaaaattctaaaaggcgattatcaactgaaatataccttagcataagaaggcattggtaaataattgagttttcaacattttcttaaaattcatcctcctcatacaaaaccgcaggataccaggcaaggcattccatagttctatgtCAGCCacatgctccgatcctagcatgtctagtcgacattctaccctccaaacttaatttcatcccatttacatctctaagctcttcttggtttatagatctcaaagaattcttgtaagatctttggggaagcacgatagtgtctgatgtataatcacaacaatcttaaactgcactctgttgcataggtaaccagtgtagtttcttcaacacaggagttaAATGGGTACTCCTTGGaacccctgtgattaatcttgcagcgaagttgataagcatttgcaaagccctATGAACTATGATATACACTTTAGTCAAAAATATATTTCCACTGCAAAGGGTACAGTAGGCTTGACCAGAGGGTTCCTTTTCTCAAATTGCGAGGATTGCAGAAGGTGTCATCTATATTTTTCAACTCTGCtgccttgtgtccctgggcaatgCCTCAGTTGTTCCTTCTACAAGCAAAATGAGGAGTCTTCATCTGCTGCTCACCTCCTTTCTTATTTTCGGGTTTTCATCCCATCTTTGAGGCTTCAGGTGCCACAGGGGTTCCCAGAAATCCTGTGATGGCTCTGCTTGGAAGAAGATACAGCATCTGTGTTCGGAGGGCTATAGCTAGGGGAACCTGCCTAGCTGGCCCTCACTATCCTTTTGGATAGATCGTAGTCCATTCCCCCGGAAGCCCGGCTCAACCCTGATTTATCAGGCACTTGAGTGCAGGCTGAACAACCTCGTGTTGTCACCTCTCCTGAAAATGAGTGAGGAGCTAGCGGAGTCAAGGGATTCAGACAAGCGGGGTCTGACTAAAGGGCAACCCAAAGAGACAAACCCCTGGAGGAATCTACAAGTTTGAGGCAGAAATATCCATTCTCCAGCTGCAGTGAGATCTGATGTAGGTACAGCACCTTCTAATTTGTGAATACAGTGCATCATTGTCTATGGGagaaattttttggggggggggtcctaaaAACTAAGTTTTGAGGGTATCTGGGACTTCCGTAAGGGACCCCTATCTCCAAAAACCCCTCCCTTGAGTGCGCTACTGTCCCTTCCCCGAGTACACTACTGTCCCGCTCCAGCAGAAGCGCCATCAAAGCTTGTGGCTCTGGGTGAAGATGCTGTCTTAAGGGCTTACCTCTCTGCATTTCCTCATGGATGATACTGATGATAGAAATCAGTTTGGTCAGCTGGGGAAGTAGCTCAGGTCAGAGCCACTGGTTACCCTCTCAGAGGAACTGGTCCATCAACAGATTGAATCTGAGAGCCCTTAGCTAGAAATACAGGCCTCTAAAAAGTATCTGGAAGGCAAAGCGGTCAGGATCTTCTCAGACCATACCACAGTAGTGGCATACTAACCAGACAAGGAGGCACCAGGAGTGCTCAGTTATAATTGCAGACCCAAATGTGATTTCATTGGGCGGAGGCCCACCTAAAAGCCATCCCAGAAGCTGGCCTAGAAGCTGCCCCTGAGTGTTTTCAACAAAACTGTGAAGCACTGGGGAAGGCCAGCAATTGACCCATTAGCGTCAGAAGGTAATTTGGTACTTCAGCCAAGAAGTGTCGGTGTAGACGCTTTGGTCCAACCTTGGACAACAGCAGAGCTGTTGTACATGGTTCCCCCGGTGGCCAATGGTAAGCCAGATCTTTCTAAAAATAGTGACCCATCTCGGGTGTTGATTCTAGTGGGGCTGGATTGGCGGCATCGGCCATGGTAGGCAGATCTAGTATGGCTACAATAGGACAGATGTTTCAGGCTGCTCTTACTGGCAACACTATTGTCACAGGGCTCAATTGGCCCTAGAGGATCTGGAATGCTTTGCTCTTTCGGTTTGGCTCTTGAATGCACAACCTTAGCACAGAAAGGAAACTGGGGCTGCTTATGCTAAGTACTGAAAGGCTTTTCAGCATTGGTGTCATGGTCAGAAGGTAGAGCCATACCCGACTTCCATATTCAAGTCCTCGAAAAGGGCCTAGTAGTTGGCTGTCTCAAAATGCAGGTAGCCAGCCTCACATGCTTTagagtagtgtttctcaactcagtcctggagtacccccttgccagtcaggttttcaggatatccacaataaatatgcatgaaataaatttgcatataatggaggcagtgtatgcaaatttatttcatgcatattcattatggatatcctgactggcaagggggtactccaggactgagttgcgAAACACTGCAGAGCACCAGGAGAGGTCAAGAGCAACACATCAGGGCAATACAAGTAAGcagtcaaaaaaaacaaaaaacaaaaaaaacccactacACCTGCAAATTGTGCAAGGAATAATTTGTGTAAAAAAACAAGCCAAGACAAATACTTAAAACTTCAATAAATTCTCCTTAGACCCGAAAAGAAGTTAATCCCTAAAAATATATGAAGTCCCTCTTTCCACTAGATGCCTCTCAATGAATCAAACTGCTGCAGACGCTGTATACAAGTTAATAAAGAAACTTATCAGAACACGGAGAGGGagaagatattcaaattagttttggGTCCAtcgacgtcttttgtagatttgctatagttgtcctttatctttagttgtttttcacccacacatccatggggggtggGAGCGGGAAGGGGGTATAtcttgttttggtattattcctgatggtaatgatggatgagggagggaatttttatcttttatatagATACCGATTGATTATATGTGCtgggttgattatcattatttatatataaattgtattccactttttgttggcattaaaatttaaataaagttaaaaaaaaaaaaaaaagaacagagtaGGGAGGGGCTACCCAAAAGAGAGCCATTTACAAATTTCTCACTTACTCTTTAAGTTTCTTCTTGTCTTCTATCAGCTTCTCTCCAGCAAAACTTAACTGGTACGTCCGCCACACGTACTTCCTACAACAGGAAAATAGGATCTGCTTTATAATTTCCAGTTTGGAAAGCATGACAGGAAAGATTTTCTGGGCTCTTCCTTTATCAACTTTGGAGAAACTGTTCAGTAAATAGGAACCATCTTTCTAGAAGAACACAGAAGAGCTCACCAACTAATGTGCTGCACACCTCCTTCACGTTCCTGCTTCAGCTGCACAAATCTCTGGAttgctttttttaaatcaaaaacgGTGGCATTCTGTATAACGACAACCGCTAGAAAAGACAACATAGTAAaaggcagcagataaagaccagcataatctatctagtctgcccagtatGGTTGCCAGGGGTTGTACTTGCCGCTCTATGCAGGTTACCCTCCTCTATGCCTTTTTAAACTGTGACAGGTGTCAGTTCATCCTCTCGCTAATACAGAGATTCTCTGTGTTTATCTCACAccctacataagaattgccgctgctgggtcagaccagcagtccgctcccacggtggcccttaggtcaaagaccagtgccctaactgaatctagccttacctgcttacgttctggtttagcaggaacttgtctaactttgtcttgaatccctggagggtgttttcccctataacagcctccagaagagcattccagttttccaccaatctctgggtgaagaagaacttccttacgtttgtacggaatctgtccccttttaactttagagagggctctctcgttctccctaccttggaaagcgtgaacaagctgtctttatctactaagtctattcccttcattatcttgaatgtttcgatcatgtcccctctcagtctcctcttttcaagggggaAGATGCCTAGTTTCTCTattctctcactatacggcaaaaATTGTCATGGAAGCACTTATCACCACCTATCCAGGAAGTGCTAAAGGCCCCCATGTTACCCGTACACTAATAACTGTTTAATGCaggaattctgtcactgtttttgtccACACAACTTCCACTGGATATGGCATCCCTCCAAAAATGTTAGTCATACATCTATAGAATTCTGGACTTCTTTCCATGCATTATAGTTTTCAGCCATTCTTCAGCGACACCGCCCCCAACGAACCAAAGACACTGCTGAGCAGATCATAAGACAAGTAAAGCACTTACGCATTATTTCTCCATCTCCTTTGCATACTTTCACAGTCATCGCTTGACCATACTCCAGTGCAATCTGTGAATTTATTTCCTCTAATGTAACCTGGAAAGAGAAGTACATAAAATACTTGCAAACAAataagtactttaaaaaaatggaaaggtCCACTTAACAAGGACTGAGTTATGTCTAAACTGAGAAATAGGCTAACAAATAAGGTGTAAGATGATACCTAACCACTGGCCTACCTTAAATGCTTCTGACTCACTGTTGACTTTTAGTCTCTGCATCAGATCAGAGCAAAATTGTTTCTTGATCATTCTTTTTACTATTTGAGTGGAGTGAAAGTTGCCATACCCAATTTGTCTAAAACTGAATAAATTAGCAAGAGTTCTAAAAATGAGCTTGCATACAAAAAGCTCtggtttattattatttactgaATTTCAAACAAAAGATACAAGTAAAACACTTGACACAGTACTATGGATATAACATTTCCATATAAAAAAAGGAACATTAGTTTTGTGGAAAAACCTTCTACAGTATAAATCATCCTTAGACCCCATAAAGTGGGGGAAAAAGCATAAAGATAAGGAGATCAAAAAAGCAGAAAATTAaattaagtacataagaatagccactaACACAATTACctccacatatttgttcactctacatcagtggtctcaaactcgcggcccgccaggtactattttgaggccctcggtatgtttatcataatcacaaaagtaaaataaaacagtttcttgatcatgtgtctctttagctataaattacaattattattaagacatagccaaaagttaagatttataaactataaagagttttacctcatgcaaaattgtcatttctttaataagatattaactattttttctgaggccctccaagtacctataaatccaaaatgtggccctgcaaagggtttgagtttgagaccactgctctacatcaaCTGGATGAAACCACCGGAGAAATCCTAATTTCTTCAAATTCATAAAGGCTCTCAATTGCTCTGGCTGAAAATATGCATATTTAACTCCTAAATATTCggtcaaacatttacaagggcaGGACAATAAAGAGGAAGCTCCTAGAGCTAGTACATGTTGAATTTGGTAACCACCCAATGACAAATTCTACCGGATCAGCAACAATGAGAATAAGATTCCCAAATCCTagaggaatcaaatacaaaacCATTCACTCCTAGCAGCAAAATTGTGGAATCTTTACTAGCACAATTAAGAAACACCCCTCCTACCAAAACTTTTGTAAAGGCCTAGAAACGTATTTGGAAAATATTTTACtcccccaaacaaacaaacaggctACGACCAACAGAAACCAAACAAGGTACAGACCATCTATCCCATCTCGATAGATGACCAAGCTCTCTACATCACCCCACAAACCAGGAAAGTGATACTCATACCAGAACCCGTAATGTCAAGATTACAACACCAGATATGGTCAATCTTTTCTCCAAACCATATACCATAATCATACGCTTATATGAACATAAACCAAGATATATCtatgtcatgaaccctaatgaaataatgtaaatccTTTACATGGCCAAGCTCTTCTAAATTGAAAATTGCATTGAACTCCTTCTAGGGCATATTTGTGATCCAGAAATACTAATGTTATGTAATATTCTTTTTTTCCAAATATCATTATCAAatatcttttactaagccgcattagaggtttctaccatggcccggggaGCTAAATGCTCCGTTGCTTATTGGAATTCTATGCACTGTTCAATAATATCAACAAATGGCTTTGAGCCTTCACTTAGTGTTTCAACAATACTTCAAAAAGAATACTCTAAGATAACCTCTTCTCATTTGCTCTCCTTCATTTCACATTTATCACAGTCATATTAGCCGATTTGCCTTAGACcacagaaccaccactcctccattCGTTATTTCACTGGGGAGCTTACTGTGCCAATCCTCACTGGTCAAAGGCtttgcagctttttacatttataTGATTTTCCACATAAAGTTCTCAATTATACTTATTTTGATCTTTAAATTTTAGCTTTTAATTAAAACTTTCACTTATCTTATAGTAGTATATCTTTCTCTTTATGGCACCGTGTGCCATAAAGATaaaatggcattgcattccagagggagCAACTACTGAGAAAATGGAATTTCTTGATTGAAGGAACCATCAATAGGTTTTGGTTCATCGATCTAAGGACCCTAGGAGGAGTATGTGGAATGAGATATTTATCTAGAAAAACAGGGAGGTGAGAGGTcttgattttaaaagttaaaagGAGAATTTTATATGTAGTTCGCCGAGAGACCGGTAACCAGTGTAACTCTCAAAAAAGTGGGGTaacgtgatcaaacttttttggccttaaaaatgagtttgattgcggtattttggTTAAGTTATAATCTACGGAtttcttgtaatttttttgtagATTTTAGAGGCTTTTTTTGTCCCCAAGTAAAAGTAGGTGAGTAAACATGGCGTGTAATGTCATATTTTAACGTGCACTGTAAATTCTTTTGCATAGCATCCTATTAGCAtgcacaacataagaacataagccgtgcctctgctgggtcagacctgaggtccatcatgcccagaagtccgctcacgcggcggcacatcaggtccaggacctgtatattagccctctatctatacccttctatccccttttccttcagaaaattgtccaatcccttcctatcactccctctggaagcgtgttccaggtgtccaccacccgttgggtgaagaagaacttcctagcattggttctgaatctgtctccttttaattttttggaatgccctctcgttcttgtagttgtcgaagtttgaagaattacattacattagtgacttctattccgcctgtaccttgcagttctaggcggattacatcagaagataactgggcatttccaggaaaaattacaatttagggaacTGGTTGCATAGTGGAGTCTTTGGGAGAAATTAAAAGATAGGTAGAAATATGAGGATGCCCAGTTTTCTTTTGTTGTAATCCTCATATTTCTACCTATTTTAATTTCTCCCAAAGACTCCACTATGTAACCAGtttcctaaattgtaatttttcctggatatgcccagttatcttctgatgtaatccgcctagaactgcaaggtacaggcggaatagaagtcactaatgtaatgtaatgtaattcttcaaactttcgacaactacaagaacgagagggcattccaaaaaattaaaaggagatagattcagaaccaatgctaggaagttcttcacccaacaggtggtggacacctggaacgcgcttccagagggagttataggacagggtacggtattggagctcgagaagggattggacaattttctgaaggaaaaggggatagaagggtataagggctagtatacaggtcatggaatctgtccctctccactttctctatgcccttcgtgatcttataagtctctatcatatcccctctaagtctccgcttctccagcgagaaaagccccagtctctctaatctttcagcgtacgaaaggttttccataccttttatcaaaacgcgtcgctctcttctgaaccctctcgagtatcgccatatccttctttaggtacggcgaccaatattgaacacagtactccagatgtgggtgcaccatcgcccaatacaacggcaggataacttctttcgttctgcttgtaatacccttcttgattattcctagcattctatttgctttcttagcagccactgcacattgtgccgatggcttcattgtcatgtccactattacccccaagtccctttcttgggaactctcactcaataacagccctcccgtcgtatagctgtaccttgggtttctgtttcctacatgcaagactttgcatttctttacattgaacttccatctgccatctcgttgcccactcccctATCATACTAAACATTCACCTTAATTTATTGAATAGGGCCCCTAAATAGGATACAGAAGAGTAGGAGACCTACATTTATTAGATATTTTTCATACATTCATTACCTGGATAGGTAAGTCACAAAGCAAAGGGTCTTGCACTATCATTGCCAGGCCTTCCTGAAATATATCCACAACTTCTGCATGTGGCAGCTCATCTTCCTCCTCAGCTTCCGGCTCTTCTTCAGTTGCCTCTTCTTTCTCTACAGGATTCTCAGGCAACTCAGCAGTTGT contains:
- the SNRNP25 gene encoding U11/U12 small nuclear ribonucleoprotein 25 kDa protein translates to MGETTAELPENPVEKEEATEEEPEAEEEDELPHAEVVDIFQEGLAMIVQDPLLCDLPIQVTLEEINSQIALEYGQAMTVKVCKGDGEIMPVVVIQNATVFDLKKAIQRFVQLKQEREGGVQHISWKYVWRTYQLSFAGEKLIEDKKKLKEYGIRNRDEVVFVKKLRKK